Proteins from a single region of Aquamicrobium lusatiense:
- a CDS encoding ABC transporter ATP-binding protein → MLLEVRNLHVHYQKVAALKGISLQVPSGGIVTIIGANGAGKSTTLRSISGLARPSGGEIHFEGERIDTMPAEKIVARGIAHVPEGRRIFPDLTVEENLRIGAFLRKDTAKIERDIEDIFERFPRLKERRTQWARTLSGGEQQMVAIGRALMSGPKLLLLDEPSMGLSPVMVQEMARIVSDIAETGVPVVLVEQNAGLALRLASYAYVLEIGTVAVEGAATDLKTNDHVRRAYLGA, encoded by the coding sequence ATGCTGCTTGAAGTCCGCAATCTCCACGTCCACTACCAGAAGGTGGCGGCCCTGAAAGGCATCAGCCTTCAGGTCCCTTCCGGCGGCATCGTCACCATCATCGGCGCCAATGGCGCCGGCAAGAGCACCACCTTGCGCAGCATTTCGGGCCTTGCCCGGCCTTCCGGTGGAGAAATCCATTTCGAGGGCGAGCGCATCGACACCATGCCGGCCGAAAAGATCGTGGCGCGCGGCATTGCCCATGTGCCGGAAGGCCGCCGGATTTTCCCCGACCTCACCGTCGAGGAAAACCTGCGCATCGGCGCCTTCCTGCGCAAGGACACGGCGAAGATCGAACGCGACATCGAAGACATCTTCGAGCGCTTTCCGCGCCTGAAGGAGCGGCGCACGCAATGGGCCCGCACCCTCTCCGGCGGCGAGCAGCAAATGGTCGCCATCGGGCGGGCGCTGATGTCGGGCCCGAAGCTGCTTCTGCTCGACGAGCCCTCCATGGGCCTGTCGCCGGTGATGGTGCAGGAAATGGCGCGCATCGTTTCCGACATTGCCGAGACCGGCGTGCCGGTGGTGCTGGTGGAGCAGAATGCGGGGCTGGCGCTGCGGCTCGCCTCCTATGCCTATGTGCTCGAAATCGGCACGGTGGCCGTGGAGGGCGCTGCGACCGACCTGAAGACCAACGACCATGTGCGGAGGGCCTATCTCGGTGCATGA
- a CDS encoding ABC transporter ATP-binding protein produces MKSGHAGEWENPRWHAFNDSNQWEGPLSDEPILELRNVIRKFGGLTAVNDLSFSVKRNSIHGLIGPNGAGKTTTFSLISGYYRPTSGRILYQGEDVSGLKTSRLAQRGLIRTFQGTTLFHEFSVIDNVRVGCHRSAGAGFFSRITGADAPTEREADRKAHEALELFDLGALANEPASSLPHGHQRALGMAVALAADPTLILLDEPFTGMNPEETRRMMEHVRRIRAERDITIMLVEHDMQAVMGLCERITVMNFGQFLTEGAPQEVANDPRVIEAYLGRNEDAA; encoded by the coding sequence ATAAAATCGGGGCATGCCGGCGAATGGGAAAACCCACGCTGGCATGCATTTAACGACAGTAACCAATGGGAGGGTCCACTGTCCGACGAACCTATTCTCGAACTGCGCAATGTCATAAGGAAGTTCGGAGGGCTTACAGCCGTCAACGACCTGTCCTTTTCCGTAAAGCGCAACAGCATTCACGGACTGATCGGCCCCAACGGGGCCGGTAAAACCACGACGTTCAGCCTCATCAGCGGCTATTACCGGCCAACGAGCGGCAGGATCCTATATCAGGGTGAGGACGTTTCCGGGCTGAAGACCAGCCGGCTGGCTCAGCGCGGCCTGATCAGGACGTTTCAGGGCACCACCCTGTTTCATGAGTTCAGCGTCATCGACAATGTGCGGGTCGGCTGCCATCGCAGCGCCGGCGCCGGCTTCTTCTCACGCATAACGGGCGCTGATGCCCCGACCGAAAGGGAGGCCGATCGCAAGGCGCATGAAGCGCTGGAGCTGTTCGACCTCGGCGCGCTGGCCAACGAGCCGGCCTCCAGCCTGCCGCACGGCCACCAGCGGGCGCTGGGCATGGCGGTGGCGCTGGCCGCCGATCCGACGCTGATCCTTCTGGACGAGCCGTTCACAGGCATGAATCCGGAGGAAACACGGCGGATGATGGAGCATGTGCGGCGCATCCGCGCCGAGCGCGACATCACCATCATGCTGGTCGAGCACGACATGCAGGCCGTCATGGGCCTGTGCGAGCGCATCACCGTCATGAATTTCGGCCAGTTCCTGACCGAAGGCGCTCCGCAGGAGGTCGCCAACGATCCGCGCGTCATCGAAGCTTATCTGGGGCGTAACGAAGATGCTGCTTGA
- a CDS encoding NAD(P)-binding domain-containing protein: MNRRVAVIGAGPSGLAQLRAFQSAASNGAEIPEIVCFEKQANWGGLWNYTWRTGLDQYGEPVHGSMYRYLWSNGPKEGLEFADYSFEEHFGKQIASYPPRAVLFDYIEGRVNKAGVRDWIRFENVVRLVEWNPDTRKFTVTVQDLPNDHCYSEEFDNVVVASGHFSTPNVPEFPGFDRFNGRILHAHDFRDAREFAGKDILLIGTSYSAEDIGSQCWKYGAKSITNCYRTKPMGFDWPDNWEEKPLLEKVHINTATFRDGSTKHIDTIILCTGYKHHFPFLPDDLRLRTANRLATADLYKGVAYVHNPALFYIGMQDQWFTFNMFDAQAWWARDVMLGRIGLPASKDEMIADVEARVAAEDAGKDDYDAIRYQGEYVKELIAETDYPSFDVDGANEAFFEWKKHKKKNIMEFRNNSYRSVITGTMAPPHHTPWKDALDDSLEAYLGTEATPAAAE; this comes from the coding sequence ATGAACAGGAGGGTCGCCGTTATCGGCGCCGGGCCGTCTGGCCTTGCACAATTACGGGCATTTCAATCGGCAGCGAGCAACGGAGCTGAAATCCCGGAAATTGTCTGTTTCGAGAAACAGGCAAACTGGGGCGGGCTGTGGAACTACACGTGGCGCACCGGCCTCGACCAGTATGGCGAACCCGTTCACGGCTCCATGTACCGCTACCTCTGGTCGAACGGCCCCAAGGAAGGGCTTGAGTTTGCCGACTATTCATTCGAGGAGCATTTCGGCAAGCAGATCGCATCCTATCCGCCGCGCGCGGTTCTGTTCGACTATATCGAAGGGCGCGTGAACAAAGCCGGTGTGCGCGACTGGATCCGCTTCGAAAACGTAGTGCGTCTGGTGGAGTGGAACCCGGACACCAGAAAATTCACGGTGACGGTTCAGGACCTGCCGAACGACCATTGCTATTCGGAAGAATTCGACAATGTCGTCGTCGCCTCGGGCCATTTCTCGACGCCGAACGTGCCCGAATTCCCCGGCTTCGACCGCTTCAACGGCCGCATCCTGCATGCCCATGACTTCCGCGACGCGCGCGAATTCGCCGGCAAGGACATCCTGCTCATCGGCACCAGCTATTCGGCCGAGGACATCGGCTCGCAGTGCTGGAAATACGGCGCAAAATCCATCACCAACTGCTACCGCACCAAACCGATGGGGTTCGACTGGCCGGACAACTGGGAAGAAAAGCCGCTGCTGGAGAAGGTGCACATCAACACAGCAACCTTCAGGGACGGTTCGACGAAGCACATCGACACCATCATCCTGTGCACCGGCTACAAGCACCATTTCCCGTTTCTGCCGGACGATCTGCGCCTGAGGACGGCCAACCGGCTGGCCACCGCCGATCTCTACAAGGGCGTCGCCTATGTCCACAATCCGGCGCTGTTCTACATCGGCATGCAGGACCAGTGGTTCACCTTCAACATGTTCGATGCCCAGGCCTGGTGGGCGCGCGACGTCATGCTGGGGCGCATCGGCCTGCCCGCGAGCAAGGACGAAATGATCGCCGATGTCGAGGCGCGCGTTGCCGCCGAAGATGCCGGCAAGGACGACTACGACGCGATCCGCTATCAGGGCGAATACGTCAAGGAACTGATCGCCGAGACCGACTATCCGAGTTTCGACGTCGACGGGGCCAACGAAGCCTTCTTCGAATGGAAGAAGCACAAGAAGAAGAACATCATGGAGTTCCGCAACAACTCCTATCGTTCCGTCATCACCGGCACCATGGCGCCCCCGCACCACACGCCGTGGAAAGACGCACTCGACGATTCACTTGAAGCCTATCTGGGAACGGAGGCCACGCCCGCCGCAGCAGAATAA
- a CDS encoding DUF1989 domain-containing protein: MQETVYPDVVPGPPRPSGIRLPSGLALPAGTERYEVRGAGAIFVSVEAGDVVTVRDMEGGQACELVAADASGRTDASILGVKSNSNASGLQALLSGDNESLNAFRAGLARRRIDLAHADAVRVFGNDSPAGDEEAFTITRDGSLVVAAPGGPMAIDGHDTVTPIQVMVRRARVQKKVKGAELPEPLADPVLDLRVKSATAQSFFVRAGEFIQIIDVDGRQCTDFQCFSARKLDKGIDNPLDVTATRSVLGHAYAMPGLHAKYYDQDFEPLVEVVQDTCGRHDAFALACYAKYYDDIGYPGHANCSENFNRALADKGVRPRAGWMAANFFFNTGVDAHGVMFSDEPWSRPGDYVLLRALTDIVCVSSACPDDTSPANGWNLSDIHVRTYSDKNRFSRAIARRVTPDSEPKMTTETAFHSRFAQHTRNFVEYKGYWLANSFAREGPIEEYWACRQKAVIMDLSALRKFEVTGPDAEALLQYTLTRDVKKLGVGQVVYTAMCYEHGGMIDDGTLLRLGLDNFRWIGGDDYSGVWLREVAEKLGLKVMVRSSTDQMHNVAVQGPNSRAILKEVIWTPPHQPKLEEVEWFRFTIGRIGGENGPPVVVSRTGYTGELGYEVWCHPRDAGAVFDAVWEAGQPHGLKPMGLLALDMLRIEAGLIFAGYEFSDQTDPFEAGIGFTVPLKSKTDDFIGREALIRRKDHPVRKLVGLDIDSNVAVGHGDCIHIGRAQIGEVTSSTRSPLLKKNIALARVDATHAAVGTEVEIGKLDGHQKRLPATIVAFAHYDPKKERPRS, encoded by the coding sequence TTGCAGGAAACAGTCTATCCGGACGTCGTTCCGGGTCCGCCTCGTCCGAGCGGAATCCGGCTTCCTTCTGGCCTTGCGCTTCCTGCCGGCACCGAGCGATACGAGGTGCGGGGCGCCGGCGCGATTTTCGTGTCCGTGGAGGCAGGAGATGTCGTCACGGTGCGCGATATGGAAGGCGGGCAGGCCTGCGAGCTGGTCGCCGCCGATGCCTCGGGCCGCACCGATGCCTCCATTCTGGGCGTGAAGTCCAACTCCAATGCCTCAGGTCTTCAGGCTCTGCTCTCCGGCGACAATGAAAGCCTGAACGCCTTCCGCGCCGGCCTTGCCCGCCGCAGGATCGATCTCGCTCATGCCGATGCCGTGCGGGTGTTCGGCAATGACAGCCCGGCCGGCGACGAAGAGGCCTTCACCATTACCCGTGACGGCAGCCTTGTGGTTGCGGCCCCCGGCGGGCCGATGGCCATCGACGGCCATGACACGGTCACGCCCATTCAGGTTATGGTGCGCCGCGCGCGCGTGCAGAAAAAGGTCAAGGGTGCCGAACTGCCCGAGCCGCTGGCCGATCCGGTGCTTGATCTGAGGGTAAAATCGGCCACCGCGCAGTCCTTCTTCGTGCGCGCCGGCGAGTTCATCCAGATCATCGATGTCGACGGGCGCCAGTGCACCGACTTCCAGTGCTTTTCGGCGCGCAAGCTCGACAAGGGCATCGACAATCCCCTCGACGTCACCGCCACCCGCTCGGTGCTCGGCCATGCCTATGCCATGCCCGGCCTGCACGCCAAATATTACGATCAGGACTTTGAGCCGCTGGTGGAAGTGGTGCAGGACACCTGCGGCCGCCACGATGCCTTCGCGCTGGCCTGCTATGCCAAATATTACGACGACATCGGCTATCCCGGCCATGCCAACTGCTCGGAGAACTTCAACCGGGCGCTGGCCGACAAGGGCGTTCGCCCCCGCGCCGGCTGGATGGCGGCGAACTTCTTCTTCAACACCGGCGTCGATGCCCATGGGGTGATGTTCTCCGACGAGCCGTGGTCGCGGCCCGGCGACTATGTGCTGCTGCGCGCGCTGACCGACATCGTGTGCGTGTCGTCGGCCTGTCCTGACGATACCTCGCCGGCCAATGGCTGGAACCTCTCCGACATTCATGTGCGCACCTATTCCGACAAGAACAGGTTCTCACGTGCCATCGCCCGCCGCGTAACTCCGGATTCCGAGCCGAAAATGACAACAGAAACTGCCTTCCATTCGCGCTTTGCCCAGCACACCCGCAATTTCGTGGAATACAAGGGCTACTGGCTCGCCAACTCCTTCGCCAGGGAAGGGCCGATCGAGGAATACTGGGCCTGCCGCCAGAAGGCGGTGATCATGGACCTCTCGGCGTTGCGCAAGTTCGAGGTGACCGGCCCGGATGCCGAAGCGCTGCTGCAATACACGCTCACCCGCGACGTCAAGAAGCTCGGCGTCGGACAGGTGGTCTACACCGCCATGTGCTACGAGCATGGCGGCATGATCGACGACGGCACGCTGCTGCGTCTGGGGCTCGACAATTTCCGCTGGATCGGCGGCGACGATTACTCGGGCGTTTGGCTGCGCGAGGTTGCCGAGAAACTCGGGCTGAAGGTGATGGTGCGCTCGTCGACCGACCAGATGCACAACGTCGCCGTGCAGGGCCCCAACAGCCGCGCCATCCTGAAAGAGGTGATCTGGACGCCGCCGCACCAGCCGAAGCTCGAAGAGGTTGAGTGGTTCCGTTTCACCATCGGCCGCATCGGGGGCGAGAACGGTCCGCCGGTCGTGGTGTCGCGCACCGGCTATACGGGCGAGCTTGGCTATGAGGTGTGGTGCCATCCGCGCGATGCCGGTGCCGTGTTCGATGCGGTCTGGGAGGCGGGCCAGCCGCACGGCCTGAAGCCGATGGGCCTGCTGGCGCTCGACATGCTGCGCATCGAAGCCGGCCTGATCTTCGCCGGCTACGAGTTCTCCGACCAGACCGATCCGTTCGAGGCGGGCATCGGCTTCACCGTGCCGCTCAAGTCGAAGACCGACGACTTCATCGGCCGCGAGGCGCTGATCCGGCGCAAGGATCATCCGGTGCGCAAGCTGGTCGGCCTCGACATCGACAGCAATGTTGCCGTCGGCCATGGCGACTGCATCCATATCGGCCGTGCCCAGATCGGCGAGGTCACCTCTTCGACGCGTTCGCCGCTTCTGAAGAAGAACATCGCGCTGGCACGGGTGGACGCCACCCACGCCGCCGTCGGCACCGAGGTCGAGATCGGCAAGCTCGACGGACACCAGAAGCGCCTGCCCGCGACAATTGTCGCATTCGCGCATTACGATCCGAAGAAGGAAAGGCCAAGGTCCTGA
- a CDS encoding 5-formyltetrahydrofolate cyclo-ligase → MAGEGSNPTPDRPDGPPPELSREVSQWRVAERKRLIDQRLAMSADERTARTRTIAEGLDRLIGAPQGRIVSLYWPFRGEPDLRQWSEKVIAAGGRIALPVVIAKAQPLEFRLWAPGEPLERGVWNILVPSGGRVVEPDIVVSPVVGFDSANYRLGYGGGFYDRTLAAMRKRPLKLGVGYAGARLATIHPHSLDIPMDAIVTDE, encoded by the coding sequence ATGGCTGGAGAGGGCTCCAATCCGACACCAGACCGGCCTGACGGGCCACCGCCGGAACTTTCCAGGGAAGTTTCGCAGTGGCGCGTGGCGGAGCGCAAGCGTCTGATCGATCAGCGCCTCGCCATGAGCGCGGACGAACGCACCGCCAGAACCCGAACGATCGCCGAAGGGCTCGATCGTCTGATCGGCGCTCCGCAGGGGCGCATCGTCTCGCTCTACTGGCCGTTCCGGGGCGAACCGGATCTGCGCCAATGGTCTGAGAAGGTCATTGCCGCAGGCGGCCGGATCGCGCTGCCGGTGGTGATCGCAAAGGCGCAGCCACTGGAATTCCGGCTATGGGCGCCCGGCGAGCCGCTGGAGCGCGGGGTGTGGAACATTCTGGTTCCGTCCGGCGGGCGGGTGGTGGAGCCGGATATCGTCGTCTCCCCGGTCGTCGGCTTCGACAGCGCCAATTACCGGCTCGGCTATGGCGGCGGGTTCTACGACCGCACCCTTGCGGCGATGCGCAAGCGGCCCCTCAAGCTCGGGGTCGGCTATGCCGGCGCAAGACTTGCGACCATCCATCCGCATTCCCTGGACATTCCCATGGATGCAATCGTGACAGATGAATGA
- the folB gene encoding dihydroneopterin aldolase gives MKNCAFFARHGLLDEEERLGQRFYVDAELDVRPSVGIEEDCIEATVDYGLAFAEIEKIVTGRRRFLIETLALDISRTLCEVFPQIMRARITVRKPNAPVRGVLDHVEVTIVWPQGPAAGL, from the coding sequence ATGAAGAACTGCGCGTTCTTCGCAAGGCACGGCCTGCTCGATGAGGAAGAGCGGCTCGGCCAGCGCTTCTATGTCGATGCCGAGCTCGATGTGCGGCCCTCCGTGGGGATCGAGGAGGATTGCATCGAAGCGACCGTGGATTATGGGCTGGCTTTCGCGGAGATCGAAAAAATCGTCACCGGCCGCCGCCGCTTCCTCATCGAAACGCTGGCCCTCGACATCAGCCGCACCCTTTGCGAGGTGTTCCCGCAGATCATGCGCGCCCGCATCACGGTGCGCAAACCAAATGCTCCGGTGCGGGGCGTGCTCGATCATGTCGAGGTCACGATCGTCTGGCCGCAGGGTCCGGCCGCCGGTCTTTGA
- a CDS encoding TonB-dependent receptor: MRAALLGSIALTTVTGTGPVTAAHAQGTQTLSLNIRAQNLGSALTAFADKAGIRLLFPSQLVAGKTSPALSGTFSREQALSQLLAGSGLVYQFTDAGTVTISDPASASRAPLDASGAVVLGTINVSGLQNASPADAPFSTPAPTAYISGERIERFRGTTPSDMFTGTPGVLSGEARNGSAIDVNIRGMQGMGRVPVSVDGSLSSATVYQGYQGVGNRSYIDPDLIGGISIQKGPGTGAYGGIAGSVSMETLNASDILLDGRNYGVRLKGGFGSNSSGVPALNTVGGMFFSRSKPGSVLGPADMGRPALLEPTRGFGSIAGAARGEGYEFVAAYAGRRNGNYHAGRNGPSAASSEDVGPRSVCRDFGGGFLSCTNYPSYYENTGVSLYRGGEKVLNTSSDTDSWLLKAKLDLLEDHSLELSHTGFRSDHGDIRASILSSLTAVQATQRWTSTAAVDRYSARHRWNPDDNDLVDLRSGLWLTSLDIRNPTSASSRTVIQMGLPDPLRTRVLVGTDTRQWGADVSNTSRFGTALGDISLNYGLSYLHEDTRPTELSRLLEEFLPPNGVRHEWQGFMNANWKPLDWLTIDGSLRYQDFSARDRSTKEDSVANSFAGQQRGRSASGISPTLGVSVEPVEGLQLFARYSEALRMPALAESSALAATYVAPGVRPERAHNWDVGVNYQAGDVLFADDDLKLKLGWFHNDVDDYIARRIVNVTTSFGTSYDGPAVGNIARAKFEGIEFSGHYALGGLKLELGASYYTDMAFCPESGACQRSSLYGDYATNHVPPKYTTSLTASHKFLDDALTLGARATHVGPRTIKADQPTVQGASPFIVPVDWRPYVLVDVFASYEFSESLKADFRIDNVGDVHYVDPLGLANIPGPGRTFWASLSAKF; the protein is encoded by the coding sequence ATGAGGGCAGCCCTGCTGGGCTCCATTGCCCTGACGACGGTGACCGGGACCGGGCCGGTCACGGCTGCGCACGCGCAGGGCACGCAAACCCTGTCGCTGAACATCCGCGCCCAGAATCTGGGTTCGGCCCTGACCGCCTTTGCCGACAAGGCCGGGATCCGGCTTCTGTTTCCCTCGCAGCTTGTGGCCGGCAAGACGAGCCCTGCCCTTTCCGGCACCTTCAGCCGCGAACAGGCGCTGTCGCAGCTGCTGGCCGGCAGCGGCCTCGTCTATCAGTTCACCGACGCCGGCACGGTCACCATCTCCGATCCCGCTTCGGCATCGCGTGCGCCGCTCGATGCCAGCGGCGCGGTGGTTCTTGGAACCATCAATGTGAGCGGCTTGCAAAACGCCAGCCCGGCCGATGCGCCTTTCAGCACGCCGGCGCCTACGGCCTACATCAGCGGCGAGCGCATCGAGCGCTTCCGGGGAACCACCCCGTCCGACATGTTCACCGGCACTCCGGGCGTCCTGTCGGGCGAGGCGCGCAATGGCAGCGCCATAGATGTCAACATAAGAGGCATGCAGGGAATGGGGCGGGTGCCGGTCAGCGTCGATGGCAGCCTTTCCTCGGCAACCGTATATCAGGGCTATCAGGGCGTCGGTAACCGCTCCTATATCGATCCGGACCTGATCGGCGGGATCAGCATCCAGAAAGGGCCGGGCACCGGCGCCTATGGCGGCATTGCCGGTTCCGTCAGCATGGAAACGCTCAATGCCTCCGACATTCTTCTGGATGGCCGCAATTATGGCGTGCGCCTGAAAGGCGGCTTTGGCAGCAACAGTTCCGGCGTACCGGCACTGAACACGGTAGGCGGGATGTTCTTTTCGCGGTCGAAGCCCGGAAGCGTTCTGGGGCCTGCCGATATGGGGCGACCGGCCCTGCTGGAGCCGACACGCGGCTTTGGCAGCATCGCCGGCGCGGCGCGCGGAGAAGGCTATGAATTCGTCGCGGCCTATGCCGGACGGCGCAACGGCAATTATCATGCCGGCCGAAACGGCCCCTCCGCCGCGAGTTCGGAGGATGTCGGCCCCCGCTCCGTCTGCCGGGATTTCGGCGGCGGTTTTCTGTCCTGCACGAACTATCCAAGCTATTACGAGAACACCGGCGTTTCGCTCTACCGGGGTGGCGAGAAGGTGCTCAACACCTCCAGCGACACCGATTCATGGCTGTTGAAGGCAAAGCTCGATCTGCTTGAAGATCATTCCCTGGAATTGTCCCACACGGGATTCCGGAGCGATCACGGCGATATCCGCGCCTCCATCCTCTCCAGCCTGACGGCCGTGCAGGCCACGCAGCGCTGGACCTCCACCGCGGCCGTGGACCGCTATTCGGCCCGGCATCGCTGGAACCCGGATGACAACGATCTGGTGGACCTGCGCTCGGGCCTGTGGCTGACCTCGCTCGATATCCGCAATCCCACCTCTGCCAGCAGCCGGACGGTGATCCAGATGGGGTTGCCCGATCCGCTCAGGACACGCGTTCTCGTCGGCACCGATACGCGGCAGTGGGGAGCCGATGTCTCCAACACCTCGCGATTTGGAACGGCTTTAGGAGACATATCGCTGAACTATGGGCTGTCCTATCTTCACGAAGACACCAGACCCACGGAACTCAGCCGCTTGCTGGAGGAGTTCCTGCCGCCCAACGGCGTGCGCCACGAATGGCAGGGCTTCATGAACGCAAACTGGAAGCCGCTGGACTGGCTGACCATCGACGGCAGCCTGCGCTATCAGGATTTCTCGGCGCGCGATCGCAGCACGAAGGAAGACAGCGTTGCCAATTCCTTCGCCGGGCAGCAGCGGGGAAGAAGCGCCAGCGGCATCAGCCCGACCCTCGGCGTTTCGGTCGAGCCTGTCGAGGGCCTCCAGCTTTTCGCCCGCTATTCGGAAGCGCTGCGCATGCCGGCGCTGGCGGAATCATCGGCTCTGGCTGCGACCTACGTCGCCCCCGGTGTGCGGCCGGAGCGTGCCCACAACTGGGATGTCGGCGTCAATTATCAGGCCGGCGACGTGTTGTTTGCCGACGACGATCTGAAGCTGAAACTGGGCTGGTTTCACAATGACGTCGACGACTATATCGCCCGGCGCATCGTCAATGTGACCACGAGTTTCGGCACCAGTTATGACGGGCCGGCGGTGGGCAATATCGCCCGGGCAAAGTTCGAGGGCATCGAGTTCTCCGGGCACTATGCGCTCGGGGGCCTGAAGCTCGAACTGGGCGCTTCCTATTACACCGACATGGCGTTCTGCCCGGAATCGGGAGCCTGCCAGAGGAGTTCGCTGTATGGCGACTATGCAACCAACCATGTACCGCCGAAATACACGACCTCGCTGACGGCATCGCATAAATTCCTCGACGATGCGCTGACGCTGGGGGCACGGGCGACGCATGTGGGCCCGCGCACCATCAAGGCGGATCAGCCGACGGTGCAGGGTGCTTCACCCTTCATCGTGCCGGTGGACTGGCGGCCCTATGTGCTGGTCGATGTTTTCGCCTCCTATGAATTCAGCGAAAGCCTGAAGGCCGATTTCAGGATCGACAATGTGGGAGACGTTCACTACGTGGACCCGCTGGGGCTGGCCAATATTCCGGGGCCGGGCCGCACCTTCTGGGCCTCGCTGAGCGCCAAATTCTGA
- a CDS encoding lipoyl protein ligase domain-containing protein — protein sequence MMTQARIAGSPPRVDTGVDKGADTGSENGADVSTPALLPEMQYDQALAHERSMLAAADGSPGMVWSLWQTGTCIVVPRSHTVRPGFGEAVAASAARGFPVHVRDTGGGAVVQGAGVVNLSMVFSIGPQVRERIGTSYRVLCEPVMAMLRARGIEGAFRSIPGTMCDGIYNIVVGTRKLAGTAQRWRNLGRGRPGEHAVLAHMALFSDLDHVTAAAAINALYADIGIDSGIEAPTHINWAEIETRPGKAVAVALAEELNRACRAIDLEALLDRLAKAHAAD from the coding sequence ATGATGACGCAGGCGCGGATTGCGGGCTCACCGCCGCGGGTGGACACGGGGGTGGACAAGGGGGCTGACACTGGGTCGGAGAACGGGGCGGATGTTTCCACCCCGGCCCTGTTGCCAGAAATGCAATATGATCAGGCGCTTGCGCATGAGCGGTCCATGCTGGCGGCGGCGGATGGCAGCCCCGGCATGGTCTGGTCGCTGTGGCAGACCGGAACCTGCATCGTCGTGCCGCGCAGCCATACGGTGCGTCCCGGCTTCGGGGAAGCCGTCGCCGCCTCCGCCGCGCGCGGCTTTCCCGTTCATGTGCGCGATACCGGCGGCGGGGCCGTGGTTCAGGGTGCTGGCGTGGTCAACCTGTCCATGGTGTTTTCGATCGGGCCGCAGGTGCGCGAACGCATCGGAACCAGCTATCGGGTGCTGTGCGAGCCGGTCATGGCCATGCTGCGCGCAAGGGGCATCGAGGGCGCGTTCCGCTCCATCCCCGGCACCATGTGCGACGGCATCTACAACATCGTCGTCGGCACCCGCAAGCTCGCCGGAACGGCGCAGCGCTGGCGCAATCTGGGGCGCGGGCGGCCGGGCGAACATGCGGTTCTCGCCCATATGGCGCTGTTTTCCGATCTCGATCATGTCACTGCCGCAGCCGCGATCAACGCGCTCTATGCCGATATCGGCATCGACAGCGGGATCGAGGCCCCGACCCACATCAACTGGGCCGAGATCGAAACCCGGCCCGGCAAGGCGGTGGCGGTTGCCCTGGCCGAAGAGCTCAACCGCGCCTGCCGGGCGATCGATCTGGAAGCGCTGCTTGACCGCCTCGCGAAAGCGCACGCCGCCGACTGA
- a CDS encoding Ldh family oxidoreductase, with the protein MGESVNLSVEALKGRVETIFRKAGLSQDHASTLAAVIVAGERDGCKSHGVYRIEGCLRTVKAGKVVPDVKPVLRDDGSAVVRVEAGGGYSCAGFELGAPVLAERAKKLGIAALVINDCTHFSALWPEVERLAALGVAAIAMCPSYATVAPSGGKEPLLGTNPFAFGWPRVDPAQPYVFDFATSVAARGEIELYRREGRQLPEGWAVDSEGRPTTDPEAALAGAMLPFGGHKGSAISTMIELLAGTMIGDFTSSEALDFLGTTTLAPRHGELIIAMSPQRFAAGRPGDPFARAEVLLEAIAGQGARLPSQRRFAARKRTLSEGITLTAAEAAQLDRLEALGLDAVA; encoded by the coding sequence ATGGGTGAAAGCGTGAATCTGAGCGTCGAGGCACTGAAAGGCCGGGTGGAGACTATTTTCCGCAAGGCCGGACTTTCGCAGGATCACGCTTCCACGCTTGCCGCGGTGATCGTTGCGGGCGAACGGGATGGCTGCAAGTCGCACGGCGTCTACCGCATCGAGGGCTGCCTGCGTACGGTGAAGGCCGGCAAGGTGGTGCCCGACGTCAAGCCCGTGCTGCGCGACGACGGATCGGCGGTGGTGCGCGTCGAGGCCGGCGGCGGCTATTCCTGCGCCGGCTTCGAACTGGGCGCGCCGGTCCTTGCCGAACGCGCTAAGAAGCTCGGCATCGCAGCGCTCGTCATCAACGATTGCACGCATTTCTCGGCCCTGTGGCCGGAGGTGGAAAGGCTCGCCGCGCTGGGTGTGGCGGCGATCGCCATGTGCCCGAGCTATGCCACGGTCGCGCCTTCAGGCGGCAAGGAGCCTCTGCTCGGCACCAACCCGTTCGCCTTCGGCTGGCCGCGCGTCGATCCGGCCCAGCCCTATGTGTTCGATTTTGCGACCAGTGTCGCGGCGCGCGGCGAGATCGAGCTTTACCGGCGTGAAGGCCGGCAACTGCCCGAAGGCTGGGCGGTCGACAGCGAGGGCAGGCCGACCACCGATCCGGAGGCTGCGCTGGCTGGCGCCATGCTGCCCTTCGGCGGCCACAAGGGCTCCGCCATCTCGACCATGATCGAATTGCTGGCCGGCACCATGATCGGCGATTTCACCAGCAGCGAGGCGCTTGATTTTCTCGGCACCACCACGCTTGCCCCGCGTCACGGCGAGCTGATCATCGCCATGAGCCCGCAGCGTTTTGCCGCCGGGCGTCCGGGCGATCCGTTCGCCCGCGCCGAGGTGTTGCTGGAGGCCATCGCCGGACAGGGCGCGCGCCTGCCTTCGCAGCGCCGCTTCGCGGCAAGGAAGCGCACCTTGTCGGAGGGCATCACCCTCACCGCCGCCGAGGCCGCGCAGCTCGACCGGCTGGAAGCGCTGGGGCTCGATGCCGTAGCCTGA